A stretch of Aristophania vespae DNA encodes these proteins:
- a CDS encoding ABC transporter substrate-binding protein translates to MSVTKIPQDIANLLALFMGVLQLGFNRGRKNKKLLCLLLSLAGYAFQAAAQPANIKHVASLNLCSDQLVLSLLRSQDIAALSKLSQNCSESVMCVRARAFATIRPEGEEILKYHPTHIIEGLWGHHSVQKIAQLQNIPFYQLPPVQKLDDITKQIKDLALWLDVPSQGETVIHEFTSSLHEIRSHLKPPLLKAAFYGDNDDLLLEDLLKEAGFISLSGQKKHYRVFSAETLLINPPDLLVSTKLNEGASLKEQKSLPPILLNHFNGPHLLIIPMKYSLCGTPQTLHIMKLLIQAHNALLEGE, encoded by the coding sequence ATGAGCGTTACGAAAATCCCGCAGGATATAGCCAACCTTCTCGCTCTTTTTATGGGGGTGTTACAATTGGGCTTTAATAGAGGGCGGAAAAATAAAAAACTGTTATGTTTGCTGCTTAGTCTTGCAGGTTATGCCTTTCAGGCTGCGGCACAGCCAGCAAACATAAAACATGTTGCCTCTCTTAATCTCTGTTCTGATCAATTAGTGCTTTCTCTTTTAAGGTCTCAGGATATTGCTGCTTTAAGTAAGCTCTCTCAAAATTGTTCTGAATCTGTAATGTGTGTCAGGGCGAGAGCTTTTGCGACTATAAGGCCCGAGGGAGAAGAAATTTTGAAATATCATCCCACCCATATTATAGAAGGATTATGGGGGCATCATTCAGTGCAGAAAATTGCGCAGCTTCAAAATATCCCTTTTTATCAGCTTCCCCCTGTCCAGAAACTTGATGACATAACAAAACAAATTAAAGATTTGGCTTTATGGTTAGATGTCCCCTCTCAGGGAGAGACAGTCATCCATGAATTTACATCATCTCTTCATGAAATTCGCTCTCATCTGAAACCACCTTTACTCAAAGCTGCCTTTTATGGTGACAATGATGACTTGCTTTTGGAAGATCTCTTAAAAGAGGCTGGTTTTATCTCTCTATCTGGGCAAAAGAAACATTACAGGGTTTTTTCTGCAGAGACGTTATTGATAAACCCACCTGACCTTTTGGTAAGTACAAAACTTAATGAAGGTGCGTCTTTAAAAGAGCAAAAATCTCTGCCGCCTATATTGCTAAATCACTTTAATGGGCCTCATCTGCTTATCATTCCCATGAAATATAGTTTATGCGGCACCCCTCAAACGC
- a CDS encoding TonB-dependent receptor plug domain-containing protein, producing MNVLGIVLCLIFVSFLYNGPAYGDVNNPKTNPENITVTSELMPRLTQETGTQVTVITAHDIEITQRRDLSTLLAHTPGLNMVRTGGPGGTGSIFMRGLNANEVKLRLDGMDINDPSGPAGAFDTAQFLTDGLARVEILRGPQSGLYGADAMGGVIDMKTQKGRGSLKTGLRIEGGTYSTANQMAYLSGQLEKFHYFIELSHNHVGRYQAVPRYYRQKIESKIATNRNDNRTANLRFDYDMLENLTFTLTSHLTQADYDFEADQSLPPDYVSVPTSLRNENNLNQAIIRGETKLVLFHGAFEQYAGLGYVTYRRRDRTAGQADIAFNRGDRLKADWRGLTHLGQNASFLVGYDHIKERLIRPARYQTVTDAGYGQLEGNWRDIFYGAANIRFDQNSRYGHYVTWRVAPAIKVPHTGLTLKASGGTGFHGPSLNQLFVSYPDFNSFANPNLKAEKLIGFDAGFEEHLLKDRFVFGADYYENHVHNLINYAYVPSMKAYSYLNVARAKTHGMEAYFTAKFLSSLQWQSSYSYVIARDLEEHAMLARRPKHKITSSLIWTPIKDLTIVPSVLYVSSWHDIDRYNFKKIRSEGYVTLDLSAQYNLTKQAQLFIRADNMANERYENPAGYSQPSRSFYGGVTIGL from the coding sequence GTGAACGTTTTAGGGATTGTCCTTTGTCTGATATTTGTAAGTTTCCTTTATAATGGTCCCGCATATGGGGACGTTAATAATCCAAAGACAAACCCCGAAAATATTACTGTAACCTCCGAGCTTATGCCGCGTTTAACCCAGGAAACTGGCACTCAGGTTACGGTTATCACGGCCCATGATATTGAGATAACTCAAAGGCGCGATCTTTCTACGCTCCTGGCTCATACCCCAGGCCTCAATATGGTAAGGACAGGTGGCCCTGGCGGGACAGGTTCTATCTTCATGCGTGGGTTAAATGCCAATGAGGTAAAATTACGTCTCGATGGCATGGATATTAATGATCCTTCCGGGCCAGCGGGGGCTTTTGACACTGCCCAGTTTTTGACTGATGGTTTAGCACGCGTTGAAATCTTGCGTGGCCCGCAAAGTGGTCTTTATGGCGCTGATGCGATGGGTGGTGTTATAGATATGAAGACACAAAAAGGGAGAGGGTCTTTAAAAACAGGGCTGCGTATTGAAGGTGGCACTTATAGCACAGCCAACCAAATGGCTTATCTTTCAGGACAGCTCGAAAAATTTCATTATTTCATAGAACTCTCTCATAATCATGTCGGACGTTACCAGGCTGTGCCCCGATATTACAGGCAAAAAATAGAAAGCAAAATAGCCACTAATCGAAACGATAACAGAACGGCTAACTTGCGTTTTGATTATGACATGCTGGAAAATCTAACTTTCACTTTAACATCACATTTAACGCAAGCTGATTATGATTTTGAAGCGGATCAATCCTTACCACCAGACTACGTGTCTGTTCCCACTTCATTACGAAATGAAAACAACCTTAATCAGGCTATTATAAGAGGCGAGACCAAACTTGTTTTATTTCATGGTGCTTTCGAGCAATATGCAGGACTGGGATATGTAACTTATCGCCGTCGTGACCGTACAGCGGGGCAAGCAGATATTGCTTTTAATAGAGGTGACCGTTTAAAGGCTGACTGGCGAGGCCTTACCCATCTTGGGCAAAATGCTTCATTTTTGGTAGGGTATGATCATATCAAAGAAAGATTGATCCGTCCGGCTCGCTATCAGACAGTAACAGATGCCGGCTACGGTCAGCTAGAAGGAAACTGGCGCGATATTTTTTATGGAGCGGCTAATATCCGCTTCGATCAAAATTCACGTTACGGTCATTATGTTACATGGCGCGTGGCTCCTGCCATTAAAGTTCCCCATACAGGTTTGACCTTAAAAGCAAGTGGTGGAACAGGGTTTCATGGTCCATCTTTAAATCAGCTTTTTGTGAGTTATCCCGATTTTAATAGCTTTGCCAATCCTAATCTTAAAGCAGAAAAACTCATAGGATTTGATGCCGGGTTTGAGGAACATCTTTTAAAAGATCGCTTTGTTTTTGGCGCTGATTATTATGAAAATCATGTCCATAATCTCATAAATTATGCCTATGTTCCTTCCATGAAGGCATATAGCTATCTTAATGTAGCACGCGCCAAAACACATGGTATGGAGGCATATTTCACGGCAAAGTTTCTATCTTCTTTACAGTGGCAAAGCAGCTATAGTTACGTCATAGCACGGGATTTGGAAGAGCATGCCATGTTGGCGCGCCGCCCCAAACATAAAATTACCTCTTCACTGATTTGGACACCAATCAAGGATCTAACAATTGTGCCTTCTGTGCTCTATGTAAGTTCTTGGCATGATATAGACCGTTATAACTTTAAAAAAATACGGTCAGAAGGGTATGTCACTCTCGATTTATCGGCTCAATATAATCTTACTAAACAGGCCCAGTTATTCATAAGGGCTGATAACATGGCCAATGAGCGTTACGAAAATCCCGCAGGATATAGCCAACCTTCTCGCTCTTTTTATGGGGGTGTTACAATTGGGCTTTAA
- a CDS encoding metallophosphoesterase family protein, translated as MSRFRFLHAADIHLDSPMKGLRQRFSDDSVIERLDNKPNRKALDNLVELALREKVAFVILSGDLYDGSWKDSGTGHYMLRALSRLTAKNIPVYYVAGNHDADSVIIKELPMTAEIHKFPSKKPSTKIIEELKVALHGLSFETKSINNNVIPDFPSPEPGYFNIGILHTSLEGNYENHISYAPCSTTDLINKNYDYWALGHVHKHKIIHQDPWIVYPGVLQGRNIRETGASGVCLIDVEDHEVKEVRFVPCDVLRWEEVTIDLTSITSWEDMLDLAKSAFERAIENSGGYLLLVRCILTGATSLNDRILASHDLVDDISALLHPLNGDETVIALEKIECKTTLLQKELNQSQLSALDEALDDVLKEEHLSVTLKKNLTPLLTLLPHQIDKTIYEEEAFEELVGKAARALRFQLSQQDK; from the coding sequence ATGAGCCGGTTTCGTTTTCTGCACGCTGCTGATATTCACCTTGATAGCCCAATGAAAGGGCTGAGACAGCGTTTTTCTGACGATTCTGTCATTGAAAGGCTCGATAATAAGCCAAATCGTAAAGCCCTTGATAATCTTGTTGAGCTTGCCCTTAGAGAAAAAGTAGCTTTTGTTATTTTATCTGGAGATCTCTATGACGGCTCCTGGAAGGATTCAGGCACAGGCCATTATATGCTCAGGGCCTTAAGCCGCCTGACAGCAAAAAACATTCCCGTTTACTATGTCGCAGGTAATCATGATGCAGACTCTGTCATTATCAAAGAATTACCTATGACAGCCGAGATCCACAAATTTCCTTCAAAAAAACCCAGCACCAAAATTATAGAAGAGCTTAAAGTAGCTCTTCATGGGTTAAGTTTTGAAACAAAATCTATAAATAACAATGTTATTCCCGACTTTCCCTCTCCCGAACCAGGATATTTTAATATAGGGATATTACATACATCCCTTGAGGGTAATTACGAAAATCACATATCCTATGCTCCCTGTAGTACGACAGACCTGATTAATAAAAATTATGATTACTGGGCCTTGGGGCATGTTCATAAACATAAAATCATTCATCAAGATCCCTGGATTGTATATCCAGGTGTTTTGCAGGGACGTAATATTAGGGAGACTGGGGCTTCTGGGGTCTGTTTGATTGATGTTGAAGATCACGAAGTAAAAGAAGTGCGCTTTGTGCCCTGTGATGTTTTACGCTGGGAAGAGGTCACCATTGATCTGACGAGCATAACTTCATGGGAAGACATGCTAGATCTTGCCAAAAGCGCTTTTGAAAGAGCTATCGAAAATTCTGGGGGCTATTTGCTTCTTGTCAGATGCATTCTAACAGGTGCAACGTCATTAAATGACAGGATTTTAGCTAGTCATGACTTGGTTGATGATATCTCAGCTCTTCTCCATCCTTTAAATGGCGATGAAACCGTTATTGCGCTGGAAAAAATAGAGTGCAAAACGACACTTCTCCAAAAAGAACTTAATCAATCCCAGCTTTCTGCCCTTGATGAAGCTTTAGATGATGTTTTGAAAGAAGAGCACTTATCAGTAACATTGAAGAAGAATTTAACACCTCTTTTGACGTTACTGCCCCATCAGATTGATAAAACCATTTATGAAGAAGAGGCATTTGAGGAGCTGGTTGGCAAAGCCGCCCGTGCCCTACGCTTTCAACTAAGCCAGCAGGATAAATAA